From Demequina lutea, a single genomic window includes:
- the murI gene encoding glutamate racemase, producing the protein MSDAPIGVFDSGVGGLTVARAIMDMMPNESIHYVGDTKNGPYGPLPIAEVRQHALAIMDALVADGVKMLVIACNTASAAVLRDARERFSRDKGVPVVEVIVPAVRRATKTTRSGRIGVIGTVATINSGAYDDALVAAPGITVTSQACPDFVSLVERGVTSGPEVIDVAREYLAPLQAADIDTLILGCTHYPMLQGAISYVMGEGVTLVDSATETAMDVYRVLAAAGLERSADAAPEHRFFVTGTSATFETLAQRFLGPVVKSVEQLHS; encoded by the coding sequence ATGTCTGACGCGCCCATCGGGGTCTTCGATTCTGGGGTGGGCGGGCTGACCGTCGCCCGCGCGATCATGGACATGATGCCAAATGAGTCCATTCACTACGTGGGAGACACCAAGAATGGGCCGTACGGGCCGTTGCCCATCGCCGAGGTGCGTCAGCACGCGCTCGCGATCATGGATGCGCTCGTCGCCGACGGGGTGAAGATGCTCGTCATTGCGTGCAACACGGCGTCAGCGGCCGTGTTGAGGGACGCCCGCGAGCGCTTCTCTCGCGACAAGGGCGTGCCCGTGGTCGAGGTCATCGTTCCCGCGGTGAGGCGCGCGACGAAGACAACGCGATCGGGGCGCATCGGCGTCATCGGCACCGTTGCCACGATCAATTCGGGTGCTTACGACGACGCGCTCGTGGCAGCACCCGGCATCACGGTGACGTCGCAGGCGTGCCCCGACTTCGTGTCCCTTGTCGAGAGGGGGGTCACGAGTGGTCCGGAGGTCATCGACGTGGCGCGCGAATACCTGGCTCCGTTGCAGGCCGCCGACATCGACACCCTCATTTTGGGCTGCACGCACTATCCGATGCTCCAGGGCGCCATTTCGTACGTAATGGGCGAGGGCGTCACGCTCGTCGACTCCGCCACGGAGACGGCGATGGACGTGTACCGCGTGCTCGCGGCCGCCGGGCTCGAGCGATCGGCAGACGCCGCGCCCGAGCACCGCTTCTTCGTGACGGGCACTTCCGCGACCTTCGAGACGCTGGCACAGCGATTCCTTGGGCCCGTCGTGAAGTCGGTCGAGCAGTTGCACTCATGA
- a CDS encoding DUF3039 domain-containing protein translates to MSITPDAPTTGGSLSTVERTRERELVEPGDGERFSHYVRKEKILESAMTGEPVIALCGKVWRPNRDPQKFPVCPACKEILDSAYGPEGDGNE, encoded by the coding sequence ATGAGTATCACTCCTGACGCCCCCACGACCGGCGGCTCCTTGTCGACTGTTGAGCGCACGCGCGAACGCGAGCTCGTGGAACCCGGTGATGGTGAGCGCTTCTCCCACTACGTGCGCAAGGAAAAGATCCTCGAATCCGCCATGACCGGAGAGCCCGTGATCGCGCTCTGCGGCAAGGTGTGGCGCCCCAATAGGGATCCCCAGAAATTTCCCGTCTGCCCCGCCTGCAAGGAAATTCTCGACAGCGCATACGGACCTGAGGGCGACGGCAACGAGTAG
- the clpS gene encoding ATP-dependent Clp protease adapter ClpS, translating to MSTQPLNAPDVDVATRTDDVWVTLVWNDPVNLMSYVTHVFQSYFGWTRAEAERRMREVHERGKTVVSSGAREHMEVDVQAMHGFGLWATLQRSGE from the coding sequence GTGTCGACCCAGCCTCTCAATGCACCCGACGTCGATGTCGCGACCCGAACCGACGACGTGTGGGTGACCTTGGTGTGGAATGACCCAGTCAACCTCATGTCGTACGTGACGCACGTGTTCCAGTCGTACTTTGGATGGACGCGCGCAGAGGCGGAGCGTCGCATGCGTGAGGTTCACGAGAGAGGCAAGACCGTGGTGTCATCCGGTGCTCGCGAGCACATGGAGGTTGACGTCCAGGCCATGCACGGGTTCGGCCTGTGGGCGACGCTTCAAAGGAGCGGCGAATGA
- a CDS encoding ATP synthase subunit C, giving the protein MTPWLIGIPVVALFAVTALVLLRRRGRAGFAVVLGIDALVLVGAVILLMGALGSGPAAAAVGTAAVTAETAAPAGIGGSALIAAAIAVAGSSIGAAFAVAYTGSAALAAMSERPEIFGRAMVVVGLAEGIAIYGLVVAMILIGKA; this is encoded by the coding sequence ATGACGCCCTGGCTCATTGGCATCCCTGTGGTTGCCCTGTTCGCTGTGACGGCGCTGGTCCTGCTGCGGCGACGCGGCAGAGCCGGGTTCGCCGTGGTGCTCGGCATCGACGCGCTCGTCCTAGTCGGGGCGGTCATCCTGCTGATGGGCGCGCTCGGCTCGGGCCCGGCGGCTGCGGCGGTCGGTACGGCGGCGGTCACGGCCGAGACGGCGGCCCCGGCGGGCATCGGTGGCTCCGCGCTCATCGCGGCAGCGATCGCGGTGGCCGGCTCGTCGATCGGTGCGGCGTTCGCCGTCGCCTACACAGGCTCGGCCGCGCTCGCAGCGATGAGCGAGCGGCCGGAGATCTTCGGCAGGGCGATGGTCGTCGTCGGGCTCGCCGAGGGGATCGCGATCTACGGGCTCGTCGTCGCGATGATCCTCATCGGGAAGGCGTGA
- the rdgB gene encoding RdgB/HAM1 family non-canonical purine NTP pyrophosphatase: MAAVFVAPTAAPRAVFASHNAHKRDEVWAILAPLLPDWTEADLASARDFDVPPPVEDGVTFAENALVKARAVCAATGLPAVADDSGLAVDVMGGAPGIFSALWSGTHGADEENLRLLLAQLIDIPDAHRGAAFVCAAALVTPEGLEVVCEGRMEGSIATAATGGGGFGYDPIFIPVGYDVTAAELTAAQKNAISHRGKAFAALAARLAVL; the protein is encoded by the coding sequence ATGGCGGCGGTTTTCGTGGCCCCGACAGCCGCGCCCCGCGCCGTGTTTGCCAGCCACAACGCGCACAAGCGCGACGAGGTGTGGGCGATTCTCGCGCCGCTGTTGCCCGACTGGACGGAGGCGGATCTCGCCTCGGCGAGGGACTTTGACGTGCCGCCGCCCGTCGAGGATGGCGTGACGTTTGCCGAGAACGCGCTCGTGAAGGCCCGCGCCGTGTGTGCGGCCACGGGGCTGCCGGCAGTCGCGGACGACTCGGGGCTGGCAGTCGACGTGATGGGCGGGGCGCCGGGCATCTTCTCCGCGCTGTGGAGCGGGACGCACGGCGCGGACGAGGAAAACCTGCGGCTCCTCCTGGCGCAGCTCATCGACATTCCCGATGCACATCGCGGCGCGGCGTTCGTGTGCGCGGCCGCGCTCGTCACGCCCGAGGGCCTCGAGGTGGTGTGCGAGGGGCGCATGGAGGGAAGCATCGCGACCGCGGCGACCGGAGGTGGCGGCTTTGGCTACGACCCAATCTTCATCCCCGTCGGCTACGACGTGACCGCGGCCGAGTTGACGGCTGCGCAAAAGAACGCGATCTCGCATAGGGGAAAGGCCTTCGCCGCACTGGCCGCGCGTCTCGCGGTCCTCTGA
- a CDS encoding DUF2017 family protein — protein sequence MRGFQAMADASASDAAVAELDAEERAVIARVVADVGLLLGGEPFGMEPEADDEGDDPLFRYLRGLEDALTDPDDPAVLRVLPNAAPDDREVADEFRRFTEPELRTLKVDRLRIIWRALSDDGPEWVVPAAEALNTAAALTDMRLVIASRLGLETDEDAADLHAEIGRAHDAESGAYAASATENPERVWLGMLYEALTWLQESLMNYVMRDDV from the coding sequence ATGAGGGGCTTCCAGGCGATGGCCGATGCGTCCGCGTCCGACGCGGCCGTCGCGGAACTTGACGCCGAGGAGAGAGCCGTGATCGCACGCGTCGTCGCCGACGTCGGGCTGCTCCTCGGGGGAGAGCCGTTTGGAATGGAACCAGAGGCCGACGACGAAGGCGACGACCCTCTGTTTCGCTATCTGCGCGGACTCGAGGACGCGCTCACCGATCCCGACGACCCGGCGGTGTTGCGAGTCCTGCCGAACGCCGCACCAGACGATCGCGAGGTGGCCGACGAATTCCGCCGCTTTACGGAGCCAGAACTCCGCACCCTGAAAGTCGACCGCCTGCGCATCATCTGGAGGGCGCTGAGCGATGACGGGCCCGAATGGGTCGTCCCCGCGGCCGAGGCGCTGAACACCGCCGCGGCGCTGACCGACATGCGGCTCGTAATCGCTTCGCGCCTTGGGCTCGAGACGGATGAGGACGCCGCGGATCTCCACGCTGAAATAGGCCGAGCCCACGACGCGGAATCGGGCGCCTATGCGGCGTCCGCAACTGAAAATCCGGAGCGAGTCTGGCTCGGGATGCTCTACGAAGCGCTGACATGGCTTCAGGAATCATTGATGAACTACGTAATGAGGGACGATGTCTGA
- a CDS encoding MBL fold metallo-hydrolase yields the protein MRLTVIGCAGSVAGPDNPASSYLLDAEADGRTWRLLLDLGSGAIGPLQAVLDPATLDGILISHGHPDHCADLASLSVLLRYGPSSGTGLAPIPLWGPDGIDERVRQVEGASDDAGLAPFAWRALAPGETRSLGPFTVTAARAWHPVPALAYRIEGPSESGGAATVVFTGDTDLCDDIVAIAADADVLLAEAGWADRAENPIGIHLTGAQAGELARRARAKRLVVTHVASWVDPTATLAQARAEHPHAVLAAPGVVFDI from the coding sequence ATGAGGCTCACCGTCATCGGCTGTGCGGGGTCCGTCGCGGGACCCGACAATCCGGCGTCGAGCTATCTCCTCGACGCCGAAGCGGACGGCCGCACGTGGCGGCTCCTCCTCGACCTGGGGTCGGGAGCGATCGGCCCGCTGCAAGCGGTCCTAGACCCGGCGACCCTCGACGGCATTCTCATCAGTCATGGGCATCCCGATCACTGCGCGGATCTCGCCTCGCTGTCCGTGCTGTTGCGTTATGGGCCGTCCTCGGGGACGGGACTCGCGCCGATTCCGCTGTGGGGGCCCGACGGCATCGACGAGAGGGTGCGTCAGGTCGAAGGTGCAAGCGACGACGCGGGGCTCGCACCGTTCGCGTGGCGGGCGCTCGCGCCAGGCGAGACGCGTTCGCTTGGCCCGTTCACGGTGACGGCCGCGAGGGCGTGGCATCCGGTGCCCGCACTGGCGTATCGCATCGAGGGGCCCTCCGAGTCGGGAGGGGCGGCCACGGTGGTCTTCACGGGGGACACGGACCTGTGCGATGACATCGTGGCGATCGCCGCCGACGCGGACGTCCTGCTCGCGGAGGCTGGCTGGGCCGACCGTGCCGAGAATCCGATTGGCATTCACCTCACCGGGGCCCAGGCGGGAGAACTCGCTCGCCGCGCGCGAGCGAAGCGCCTGGTGGTGACGCATGTGGCCTCGTGGGTCGACCCCACGGCAACGCTCGCCCAGGCGCGTGCCGAACACCCCCACGCGGTGCTGGCCGCACCGGGAGTCGTCTTCGACATCTGA
- the rph gene encoding ribonuclease PH, whose translation MTRFDGRTPDQLRPVAFERGFQRAAEGSCLVTFGNTRVLCSASFTSSVPRWKKGSGEGWVTAEYSMLPRATNTRNDRESVRGRIGGRTHEISRLIGRSLRAIIDVKALGENTIVVDCDVLDADGGTRTAAITGAYLALADAVAWGKAQGAIKADAAALSGSVSAVSVGIIDGVPMLDLPYEEDVRAETDMNVVMTGTGHFVEVQGTAERAAFSKAELDALLELAATGTAELALLQAIALDL comes from the coding sequence ATGACTCGCTTCGATGGACGCACCCCCGACCAACTTCGCCCCGTGGCCTTCGAGCGTGGCTTCCAACGCGCCGCAGAGGGCTCTTGCCTCGTGACCTTCGGCAATACCCGTGTGCTGTGCTCCGCATCGTTCACATCGAGCGTGCCGCGTTGGAAGAAGGGCTCGGGAGAGGGCTGGGTCACGGCCGAGTACTCGATGCTTCCTCGCGCCACGAACACCCGCAACGACCGCGAGAGCGTGCGCGGCAGGATCGGTGGCCGCACCCACGAGATTTCGCGGCTCATCGGCCGGTCGCTGCGCGCCATCATCGACGTGAAGGCGCTAGGGGAGAACACCATCGTGGTGGACTGCGACGTGCTGGATGCGGATGGCGGCACCCGCACCGCCGCCATCACGGGCGCGTATCTCGCGCTCGCCGACGCAGTGGCGTGGGGCAAGGCTCAGGGAGCGATCAAGGCCGATGCTGCGGCCCTTTCGGGCTCGGTGAGCGCTGTGTCGGTGGGCATCATCGACGGAGTTCCGATGCTCGACCTGCCGTACGAGGAGGACGTGCGTGCGGAAACGGATATGAACGTCGTCATGACGGGCACTGGGCACTTCGTGGAAGTCCAGGGCACAGCCGAGCGTGCCGCGTTCTCCAAGGCCGAACTCGACGCGTTACTTGAGCTGGCGGCAACAGGCACTGCCGAGCTCGCCTTGCTGCAGGCCATCGCGCTGGATCTGTAA
- a CDS encoding V-type ATPase 116kDa subunit family protein gives MPWREDLSPVRMERVALVATEPTCRQMLVEVARSGTVEFDLPYPPGSDAGEIDRAQGAAVRSGTLTGLVGWTPARNLTALQEALGPHGAAVVPIARPRGVQPPTLLTAPASRRPRLSRTLVDTYATVPYADVDPSRLAGLAYVVMFGMMFGDVGHGAILLVVGLALRGRRSGRLAALARTWAFVAGAGLASMAFGVLYGEAFGPTGLIPVVWLDPLESPIALLIAAVGFGAVLLAIAYGIGTVNRVREGGWGYALYARTGVAGSVLFASAALLTWGLVAGLGPVVVVAAVVAIAALALVFTGLLIEAGGGGSGVMQAVVELFDTVVRLGSNVVSFARLAAFGLTHGALLMIVWDGTTGLWGPGWRAVAAVLLFVVGNVVTFALEALVAGIQALRLEYYELFSRIFQSEGRPFRPWAPTLPEGSPAQGEIS, from the coding sequence ATGCCGTGGCGTGAGGACCTGAGCCCGGTCCGGATGGAACGGGTCGCGCTCGTCGCAACCGAGCCGACGTGCCGGCAGATGCTCGTCGAGGTCGCACGAAGCGGCACGGTCGAGTTCGACCTGCCATACCCGCCGGGCTCGGACGCCGGCGAGATCGACCGGGCTCAGGGGGCGGCCGTCCGGTCGGGGACCTTGACCGGGCTGGTCGGGTGGACGCCTGCCAGGAACCTGACGGCCCTGCAGGAAGCGCTCGGCCCGCACGGTGCCGCCGTCGTCCCGATCGCGCGCCCGCGCGGCGTGCAGCCGCCGACCCTGCTGACCGCCCCGGCGTCCCGCCGCCCGCGACTCTCCCGCACGCTCGTGGACACGTATGCGACGGTCCCGTACGCGGACGTCGACCCCTCGCGGCTCGCGGGCCTGGCCTATGTCGTGATGTTCGGGATGATGTTCGGTGACGTCGGGCACGGGGCGATCCTGCTGGTCGTCGGCCTGGCGCTCCGCGGGCGCCGGTCGGGGCGCCTCGCGGCCCTGGCCAGGACCTGGGCGTTCGTCGCGGGCGCAGGGCTCGCCTCGATGGCCTTCGGCGTGCTCTACGGCGAGGCCTTCGGGCCGACCGGGCTGATCCCCGTCGTGTGGCTCGACCCGCTCGAGAGCCCGATCGCGCTGCTCATCGCCGCCGTCGGGTTCGGCGCCGTGCTGCTCGCCATCGCCTACGGAATAGGGACGGTCAACCGCGTGCGGGAGGGCGGCTGGGGCTACGCCCTCTACGCGCGGACGGGCGTGGCAGGCTCCGTGCTCTTCGCCTCGGCGGCCCTGCTGACCTGGGGACTGGTCGCAGGCCTCGGCCCCGTCGTCGTGGTGGCCGCCGTGGTGGCGATCGCCGCGCTCGCCCTGGTCTTCACGGGACTGCTCATCGAGGCGGGCGGCGGGGGATCCGGAGTCATGCAGGCGGTAGTCGAGCTCTTCGACACCGTCGTGCGGCTCGGGTCGAACGTCGTCTCCTTTGCCAGGCTCGCCGCGTTCGGCCTGACCCACGGCGCCCTGCTGATGATCGTCTGGGACGGGACGACGGGTTTGTGGGGGCCGGGTTGGCGCGCGGTCGCCGCCGTGCTGCTCTTCGTCGTCGGCAACGTCGTGACGTTCGCGCTGGAGGCGCTGGTCGCGGGGATCCAGGCGCTGCGGCTGGAGTACTACGAACTGTTCTCCCGCATCTTCCAGTCCGAGGGGCGGCCTTTCCGTCCCTGGGCACCCACGCTGCCGGAGGGCAGCCCTGCTCAAGGAGAAATCTCATGA